Proteins encoded by one window of Massilia sp. NR 4-1:
- a CDS encoding DUF1804 family protein, which yields MAKSADVRALVRKHFVFDRLSLEQAAKLAAVAYTTAKRWKEKAAADGDDWDKLRSASTLAGGDVEQLSQQILTEMLVQFNAVLELIKKDTEMAATTRVDLLSSLMDNIHKSLAAMRKFLPEANSLSIGMTVLRGLAEFVQERFPQHGSVLVEVLEPFGDVLPKLLADAK from the coding sequence ATGGCCAAGAGCGCGGATGTGCGTGCGCTGGTACGCAAACACTTTGTCTTTGACCGTCTATCGTTGGAGCAGGCGGCCAAGCTGGCGGCCGTTGCCTACACGACCGCAAAGCGCTGGAAAGAAAAAGCTGCCGCCGATGGTGACGACTGGGACAAGCTGCGCAGCGCTTCGACACTGGCTGGCGGCGACGTCGAGCAGCTTTCCCAGCAAATCCTGACCGAAATGCTGGTGCAGTTCAACGCCGTGCTGGAGCTGATCAAGAAGGACACGGAAATGGCCGCTACGACGCGGGTGGACCTGCTGTCCAGCCTGATGGACAACATCCACAAGTCGCTGGCCGCCATGCGCAAATTCCTGCCGGAGGCGAACAGCCTTTCCATTGGCATGACGGTGCTGCGCGGCCTGGCGGAGTTCGTGCAGGAGCGATTCCCGCAGCATGGCAGTGTGCTGGTGGAAGTGCTGGAGCCTTTTGGCGACGTGCTGCCTAAACTGCTGGCCGATGCCAAATGA